A single region of the Halopiger xanaduensis SH-6 genome encodes:
- a CDS encoding DUF7577 domain-containing protein, giving the protein MARRQSQSRRRVTCRVCGTENDGFYTYCRNCLGTLPANRV; this is encoded by the coding sequence ATGGCTCGACGACAGTCCCAATCCCGGAGGCGAGTTACCTGCCGCGTCTGCGGCACCGAAAACGACGGCTTCTACACGTACTGTCGCAACTGTCTCGGCACGTTACCCGCGAATCGGGTCTAG
- a CDS encoding cystathionine gamma-synthase translates to MTDEHDGSSEPDDRRIETRSIHAGQDPDEETGALMTPIHANSTYEQDAPGEHRGYEYSRTGNPTRTDLEANLASLENAEYGRAFASGMASINTVLNLLEAGDHVVTGNDVYGGTHRIFTQVYEDYDLEFSFVDMTDLEAIESAFQENTELLWLETPTNPLLSIVDIEGAAEIAHEHDALCAIDNTFATPYLQRPLDLGADIVSHSLTKYLGGHSDIVGGALLTNDEELDEEFGFYQNAVGATPGPFESFLVLRGTKTLPVRMDRHCENAQAIAEWLEDHPDVDRVYYPGLESHPGHEIAAEQMDDFGGMVSFELDATMEEAGEVVSNTEVFTLAESLGGVESLIEQPAPMTHAAIPREERIEAGLEDSLIRASVGIEHVDDLIADLEQAIDAALE, encoded by the coding sequence ATGACTGACGAGCACGACGGCAGCTCCGAGCCCGACGACCGTCGGATCGAGACCCGGTCGATCCACGCCGGACAGGACCCCGACGAGGAGACCGGCGCGCTGATGACGCCGATCCACGCTAATTCGACGTACGAACAGGACGCGCCCGGCGAGCACCGCGGCTACGAGTACTCCCGCACCGGCAACCCCACGCGAACCGACCTCGAGGCGAACCTCGCGAGCCTCGAGAACGCCGAGTACGGCCGCGCGTTCGCCAGCGGCATGGCCTCCATCAACACGGTCCTGAACCTGCTCGAGGCGGGCGACCACGTCGTCACCGGAAACGACGTCTACGGCGGCACCCACCGCATCTTCACGCAGGTCTACGAGGACTACGACCTCGAGTTTTCGTTCGTCGATATGACCGACCTCGAGGCCATCGAGTCGGCGTTCCAGGAAAACACGGAACTGCTTTGGCTCGAGACGCCCACCAATCCCCTCCTGTCGATCGTCGACATCGAGGGCGCGGCGGAGATCGCCCACGAGCACGACGCGCTCTGTGCGATCGACAACACCTTCGCGACGCCGTACCTCCAGCGCCCGCTCGATTTGGGCGCGGACATCGTCTCCCACTCGCTGACCAAGTATCTGGGGGGCCACTCCGACATCGTCGGGGGCGCCCTGCTGACGAACGACGAAGAACTGGACGAGGAGTTCGGCTTCTACCAGAACGCCGTCGGCGCGACGCCGGGTCCCTTCGAGTCGTTCCTCGTCCTCCGCGGGACGAAGACCCTTCCCGTCCGGATGGATCGCCACTGCGAAAACGCTCAGGCGATCGCCGAGTGGCTCGAGGACCACCCCGACGTCGACCGCGTCTACTACCCCGGCCTCGAGTCCCATCCGGGCCACGAGATCGCCGCCGAGCAGATGGACGACTTCGGCGGCATGGTGAGCTTCGAACTCGACGCCACCATGGAGGAGGCCGGCGAGGTCGTTTCGAACACCGAGGTCTTCACCCTCGCGGAGAGCCTCGGCGGCGTCGAGAGCCTGATCGAACAGCCGGCGCCGATGACCCACGCCGCGATCCCTCGTGAAGAACGGATCGAGGCCGGCCTCGAGGACAGCCTCATTCGCGCGAGCGTCGGCATCGAACACGTCGACGACCTGATCGCCGATCTCGAGCAGGCGATCGACGCGGCGCTCGAGTAG
- a CDS encoding RNA ligase partner protein: protein MSGDAFKQRFVLDTSLFVTEEIRREDESLEDAVLRLLELIAHARLNLGISCYVPPTIHDELTTMLEARDVDDEVYSKLNTWVVRKHPDRYEVSIPANVVYSFVDEMSDRVDRGLRVSEEAVRRAEETNGHEPLEDHEYKTEIDDVISDLREKYRSAMRTGVLDSREDFDLLILARELEAGVVTEDRGIIAWTEDFGLRYIRGREFPDLLEQYLATVDPAEKRTLD, encoded by the coding sequence ATGTCCGGCGATGCGTTCAAACAGCGGTTCGTCCTCGACACCTCGCTGTTCGTCACCGAGGAGATCCGCCGCGAGGACGAATCGCTCGAGGACGCGGTCCTGCGACTGCTCGAGCTGATCGCCCACGCGCGGCTCAACCTCGGCATCTCGTGTTACGTGCCGCCGACGATCCACGACGAACTCACGACGATGCTCGAGGCCCGCGACGTCGACGACGAGGTGTACTCGAAGCTCAACACCTGGGTCGTGCGGAAACACCCCGACCGGTACGAGGTGTCCATTCCGGCCAACGTCGTCTACAGCTTCGTCGACGAGATGAGCGACCGGGTCGACCGCGGCTTGCGCGTCTCCGAGGAGGCAGTCCGGCGCGCCGAGGAGACCAACGGCCACGAACCCCTCGAAGACCACGAGTACAAGACCGAAATCGACGACGTGATCTCGGACCTCCGAGAGAAGTACCGCAGCGCGATGCGAACCGGCGTCCTCGACTCGCGGGAGGACTTCGACCTGCTGATTCTCGCTCGCGAGCTCGAAGCCGGCGTCGTCACCGAGGACAGGGGGATCATCGCCTGGACCGAGGACTTCGGCCTGCGGTACATCCGCGGGCGGGAGTTTCCGGACCTGCTCGAGCAGTACCTCGCGACGGTCGATCCCGCGGAGAAGCGGACGCTGGACTGA
- a CDS encoding RNA ligase, whose protein sequence is MTDTGADAHADGSTEYHKLLGIGERAFETLEPHLETRSYEDREYRHVSDYRRGVERGTALLAGTVVRGFPKVPRTLVLEEGIPDQFGDREAIAVEEKLNGYNVRVARIDGEQLAFSRSGMICPFTTRIIERLVDLEPLFDEYPEAMVCGEMIGPENPYTAHDYPYVDSIAFRAFDWRDRESGEPLPVRERRERYERFDVPQTPLFGIYDADGAGNGDGAADEVREIIADLNERGREGVVMKSPDGDVQLKYTTSAANQGDLAYAFSFPFDYGQPFMFRRLIREAFQSVEWNESDEEARERAHDLGEAILLSMRDTVETVADGDSVGERHTVRASSETIDVLFEHLRGQGLAVELEDERREDGDRVVTFRKRTQSTNDKTRNYLEGHIVRE, encoded by the coding sequence ATGACCGACACCGGTGCCGACGCCCACGCCGACGGAAGCACCGAGTACCACAAACTGCTCGGAATCGGGGAAAGAGCCTTCGAAACGCTCGAGCCCCACCTCGAGACTCGGTCGTACGAGGACCGCGAGTACCGCCACGTCTCCGACTACCGCCGCGGCGTCGAGCGCGGCACCGCCCTGCTCGCGGGGACCGTCGTCCGCGGGTTCCCGAAGGTTCCCCGCACGCTCGTCCTCGAGGAGGGGATTCCGGATCAGTTCGGCGACCGGGAAGCGATCGCGGTCGAGGAGAAGCTAAACGGCTACAACGTCCGGGTTGCCAGGATCGACGGCGAGCAACTCGCGTTCTCCCGCAGCGGGATGATCTGTCCGTTCACGACCCGCATCATCGAGCGACTCGTCGACCTCGAGCCGCTGTTCGACGAGTATCCGGAGGCGATGGTCTGCGGCGAGATGATCGGGCCGGAGAACCCCTACACGGCCCACGACTACCCCTACGTCGACTCGATCGCGTTCCGCGCGTTCGACTGGCGGGACCGCGAGTCCGGCGAGCCGCTGCCGGTCCGCGAGCGCCGCGAGCGCTACGAGCGGTTCGACGTCCCGCAGACGCCGCTGTTCGGAATCTACGACGCCGACGGAGCGGGGAACGGGGACGGCGCGGCCGACGAAGTTCGCGAGATCATCGCGGATCTGAACGAGCGGGGCCGCGAGGGCGTCGTGATGAAGTCGCCCGACGGCGACGTACAACTGAAGTACACGACCTCGGCGGCGAACCAGGGGGACCTCGCGTACGCGTTCTCCTTCCCGTTCGACTACGGCCAGCCGTTCATGTTCCGGCGGCTCATCCGCGAGGCGTTCCAGTCCGTCGAGTGGAACGAGTCCGACGAGGAGGCCCGCGAGCGGGCGCACGACCTCGGCGAAGCGATCTTGCTGTCGATGCGCGACACCGTCGAAACCGTCGCCGACGGCGATAGCGTCGGCGAGCGCCACACCGTCCGCGCCAGCTCGGAAACGATCGACGTCCTGTTCGAGCACCTCCGCGGGCAGGGGCTCGCCGTCGAACTCGAGGACGAGCGCCGCGAGGACGGCGATCGGGTCGTCACCTTCCGCAAGCGGACGCAGTCGACCAACGACAAAACGCGCAACTACCTCGAGGGCCACATCGTTCGGGAGTAG
- a CDS encoding MBL fold metallo-hydrolase — MATRDDEPGLHALPITVEYGGREVTFNPAVVETERGLVLIDVGPEDGIRYLETHIDSLGYDLEDVWLALITHHDADHAGGLDDLLARTDATVATHRDEAPYVSGEREPIKGDSDGDRYPPVPVDLELVEGVRIPTLAGPMDVLETPGHTPGHISLHFPESDLLLAADALVVDDGALAGPRPEFTPDMDRAIESVEKLADLEAEHTVCYHGGYMNEGADRMREIYEAEGDE, encoded by the coding sequence ATGGCAACTCGAGACGACGAACCCGGCTTGCACGCGCTTCCGATCACCGTCGAGTACGGCGGGCGCGAAGTCACGTTCAACCCCGCGGTCGTCGAAACCGAGCGCGGCCTGGTCCTGATCGACGTCGGCCCCGAGGACGGCATCCGCTACCTCGAGACCCACATCGACAGCCTCGGCTACGACCTCGAGGACGTCTGGCTCGCGCTGATTACGCACCACGACGCCGACCACGCCGGCGGCCTCGACGACCTCCTCGCGCGGACGGACGCGACTGTCGCGACCCACCGCGACGAAGCGCCGTACGTCTCCGGCGAGCGCGAGCCGATCAAGGGCGATAGCGACGGCGACCGCTACCCGCCCGTCCCGGTCGATCTGGAACTCGTCGAGGGCGTCCGGATCCCGACGCTCGCCGGGCCGATGGACGTCCTCGAGACGCCCGGCCACACGCCGGGACACATCTCCCTGCACTTCCCCGAGAGCGACCTGCTGCTCGCGGCCGACGCGCTCGTCGTCGACGACGGGGCGCTCGCCGGCCCGCGACCCGAGTTCACGCCGGACATGGACCGCGCGATCGAGTCCGTCGAGAAACTGGCCGACCTCGAGGCCGAGCACACGGTCTGTTACCACGGCGGGTACATGAACGAGGGCGCCGATCGAATGCGCGAGATCTACGAGGCGGAAGGAGACGAGTAA